GTGATATTTTTTTGGAAAACTACACTTTCAAAGAATCAGCCCTTGCAAACAGAGCAGCTAATCTTTCCAAAAGTAAAATTCCGTATCTAGATTCTTAAAACTCACAAAACCAAATGGAAATGCCTGGTTGTCAGCCAATAGTGTCATGCTCAAGTCAGTTTCACATCACATGGAATAATCTATAACTAATTTCTGTAGGCGAATTTCAATTCTAAATATTACTAAAGACTACCACTGTTATTCCCAACTTTGTTGACAATTGTCTTATTGCTGAATTGTAGATGATAAATTTTCTTTGGCAACTTTTTATATTATCAATTAACACAACTGGACAACTATAAAGGTTTGGATTAACTTAGTATTTCAAAACttcattataattatttaaatgtaatttcTTATAGATGCTAGAATAGGAAAGCCTCCAAACATACCTAAGGTAAtataatgacaacaaaaaaatcGCAAAATAATCACTACTAAAAGCTTTTCAGTCGTATGTGCAAGTATATAATTAAACTCAAACACCAGTGAAAATATTACAATGTTAGCTCCAATTCTCTATCAGACCTTCTGTGATAAAGGACAAAAATTAAATGTAGAAACTAACATCTGGGTATTTGTCAATTTTTCTAGAAGGTTGTTTCGTATGAATTCAAAATGGTCTAAAATTAGCCAGAATATAACATGAATTCTCACtacaatacataaaattaaaattaagaatattgataataatttttaattcttgTTCTATGGAATAAGCCTATTTGGGAGGCTTGGTACAATATTAACAAGAAATTTAAACAGGTAGCTCAAATCCAGATGTATAACTAAGAaatcttttctatatataacaaAATCACCAACTTAAATTATAAATGGCTTCCACTAAATATTACCACTCCAAAATTCACACAATGTAAATTAACACAGTTATGGCAGAAAGTGCATTCTGAAGCATGTTCACATTACAAAGATAAATGATGAAGTTTAGCCAGCAAAAATCCAAATAGGCATATACACAAACAATTGTATGCAAACTTTCATGAGTAAGAGATAAGAAATGAttcattttgataattttatgtaCAGCTTGTATACAATTTAAAACAATTACAACTGAaaacatttctatgtaaaagCCACAATAAAGTCAAATGAAATACTAAATAACAGTCTTACAAATTGGTCTCTCTTAGGAGGTCTCAAGAGAATAACTGAGACCTATTTATTCTAAGAAATGCCCTCTTCTTGATCAATCATTTCTGTTTTAACTGAAAAGACATCTGCCAGCATATGTTTTGGAATTTCTGAACCTCTGACTTTCAAGGCATAACAAGCATTCTCCACTTTGGCCAGACTTTGTTTCAAGGTATACAGCTTCTTAGAAACCTCATAAGGTCCAGTATTGCCAATGAATGAAAATCCATCATAAACGTGACGTAAAAACTGGCTCACTTCAAAGGGGGTGTCAATGTCTCCATTCCCCACACTGTTAATACACATCCGCATCAACTCTCCAGTTAAATCAGCCACTCCCAGGAGGTAATCAACAGGTGTGATTTTCAGTCTCCAAGTACCACACTGCTTATTATCCTGTGCATCAGAGGAAGACtggtaaaaaaacacacacacacacacacacagaaaatacaCCATGAAAAAGAGTGAATATGCACGTATCACATTTATTataaggtacaaaatcaacagcaGATCAGTCAAACTAATCTTCTCTAAATAAAATGATCTATTTTGTTTAACCACCATTTGGGATGTTATAAGAGGCATTCATGCCCTGGGTAGGGAGTTGAACTAAATGACTTCAAGATAATTTTGAAATCTAATACTGTATCATTATAAAATCAACTATTTCCAACTTCACTTGatatacaaaataaaagtgaaacaTTCTTAAACAAAGCCTAAGGACTTTATTGCTTGATAACCACTTACTTATTTGAAGGAAAAATCATAAAGCCCTCCAAAGTTTGTGATCCACTCATTTTTTCCTAAGTCACTTAGGCCCCTTCTGGCCTCTCTTCTATTCCCACTCAGCACTGACCATCAAGATTTATTACTCTCCTGCTACGACCGCCTCGGTTCCTTTAGATTCCTATTTTTCTACTGCACCTGcccagcaaaaacaaaactctgAATCAATATTAAAATCTACTCTTGTTAGTGCTTTATTCAAGTGGCTGAGTACCACTgagctaaaaaataataataatcacaactCTATATAGTTTGTACTGCTACAAATTACTCACCAATCCTTTTACTTATTCTTAGATGGTTCTCTCTCCAGTTTCTTCAAACACTATTGCAAACCTTCACCACTCTCCTCAGCCCCCTACTGAATCCCAAACCACTTCACTCTCAGTAGATAATCTTGCCTACTTTCACTGGCCTGGTCATTTGCCAGATCACCTGGCACAAGCTCTCTCAATTACCTTATccctacaaaaatagaaaaaacttaTTTATGTCCACATCCATCTTTACCTTCTATCCTCCAGTCTCAGATGATGAGTTGTCCCTCCTCTTGTTTGAGGTTAACTCTTCCAAATGACCTTGACCCATCTCCTCCCACCTCTTCCAGGACCTTGCTTCATAAGGTGtatgcccttgggcaagttatttcatctctctaaacctcagtttcctcatctgtaaaacgggataacagtacctacctcagaggTTTATTTTAAGGATGAGATAACATTTACCAAGTTCTTGGCATAACGCCCAACAcaaagtaaatactcaataaatgttagctactatcACCATTACCATCATCATGTCAAGCTCCCCTGTCCACATAaatttttccctctctctatAGGATTCTTTCTGGAAGAGGCGATGCCTAAATCGTTATTAAAAGTCTTTATGCGACTTAGCTAGGTGAAGCTGCAACTATACTGGAGGACATTTTATGCAGAGGGAACTGCAAAGGCATGCAGGTGAGGACTGTGTTCTACATTTGAGGAACTAGTGAGGTATTTCTTTTGAGTAAAGTTTAAAGTAACAAGTAGTGCAGGATGAGTCTAGAAAGATAGGCAGGGGTAAAAAGTCACATTAAGGAATTTGAACTTTACAGGTAATAAGAGAATTAAGCAAGGAAATGACAGAGTCCAATTTaagttttattaaatattcattcattcattgtacATTGTTGGACTCTTCAAAGACCATCTGGAGCAAACCCTCTCAATGTAGAGGATAAGAAATGAGGTCCAAGAAACACCATAGGTAATATAGCTAGTTAATGGCAGAACTGGATAAGTACTCAAAGTCGGCTTCCCAATTATTCTGATGCCCTGAAACTACATCCTGACATAAAAGTATCttctatattttgtttgtattaACTGTTAGAGAACTGGCATTTTTTTTAGAACAAGTAGATTGTGGTTGGGGGTCGGGGGGAGAGCTGCATTTCATAAGTCgtttataaaaataacttttgctTAATAAAATACTAATGTTCTTTGTTTCTATCATTAGGTAGAAGGAGTTCCCTGGTCATAACTAAGAAGTTGATTAtgctaaaaaattaacaaatttcgACTAATAAAGTGtcaaggaaataaattctgctTCACTGATCATGTATATTAAAAACTAGGGAaaagaaaattacttaaaatgCAGTTTTTCAGGATGGATCTGAAGTACTTAGGGGTGAAATATCATGacatctattatttattttaaagtggtttagtaaaaaatatttagatgaagcaaatatggcaaaatgttagctattattgaaTCCAGGTAGTGAGTATATGACTGTTCATGTgttactattctctctacttttctgtatgtttgaaatttttcataataaaaagttaaaaaaaaatttaaatggtttTGACAATATTCCCAATAAGCAAATCAGGGCAAAATACCTTTCTATCGAATTCCCAGAATTTTCAGCACGAAGAATTTTTAGCACTAAAAGGAAtaattattaaacaaaaaaaaagtgggggggccagcctagtgctgtagtggttaagttcacgggctccactttggtggcccggggttcacaggttcggatccccggtgaggacctacgcaccacttgtcaagccatgctgcggcaggcgtcccacatataaagtagaggaagatgggcacggatgttagcccagggccaatcttccttagcaaaaagaggaggactggcaacagatgttagctcagggctaatcttcctcacaaataaataaataaataaacagaataatTATTTATGAATGTGGTCTTAACAACTTGAAAAGTGTTTATGAATATTATGACATCATAATCTTTAAATCATTTACTACCTAAATCCTGAAAACAGTGCATTTACTCTtagtttctctttatctttttgccCTGATATTTCCATTTCGATTTGGAGAGAACTTGAAAGGAAGGTGTGGTAACTTCCCTAATATATTTAAGAAGCAGGGTCAAAGAGGCTTACCTTACTGCTTTCTGTAATTCAATCTTCTCTAAATGAATCAAAAATATGAAGGAATTTTACTTCTTAAAATGAACTTTCTCCTTAATAAACTtcatgtcattttaaaaattgagaaaatgcaTAGCTTCCTTAAAGTAAGTTACAACTGTCATGCCAAATTTTCACTTTTCAATATTAACATTTTAGTTGATattcaagaaaatattatttctacACCTTCTTCTATCTTCTGCCTAACTACCCTGACTCTTTTGAgtgatgttttaaattaaaaaaatagagaaagaaaaaatgatgaaaaataaaggaaagaaactttaattttatctttaagtGCACTGGTATCTCAGGAGGTATCAAATATTCAAAATCTCACCTCATTGCCTGAATATTTTATcttgaaacccaggaaaaaaatagtatttatttaaaagtcaaaCTGCGAaggtttctcttttcttaattcAGAAGAGCTACATAATTTTCAAACAAAAGCATTATGAACTAAGTGATTAACAGATCTCACTATATAATAACAACTTTATATTAACTTTGCTAATGACAATTAACTATTGAGCACTTATGTGCCATGTGCTATATACCACCTAAGTTAAAACCTTTAAATCAAACCCTTTAAAACACTTCTTTGAGGTAGATATCTGGCACAGGGGTCCCTGCAGCACACTTGGAGAAACACTGGCAGAGTGGACAAGGGCACTGGCTTGGATTCAAGACACCTGGTTACAAAGCTTAGCTCTGTCACACTTATCGGTTGTGTGGCTTTTGTAAGTTACTTAAAACTCTCTAAAtgcctgtttctttctttctaaaatgaaagtGATAATTCTTACCTCATAAGGTTAATAAAAGTATTAAATGAGACAGTGCTTATGAAGAGCACACAGTAAATACACAGTAAAACCAAAAGTGGACTTACAGTAATCATACAATAATGCTTTAGGTAAAGAGTATTATTTTCTCCCAACATACCCATAGTTATTCTTATTCTATTCActaactaaaatatttaaaaagaccaTTTCCCTAGTTGGGAATCTATGAAACCACACTTTAGAAAGAACATAGCTGTCTCAATATTCTTAGCATTGTAAACCAGTAAATCTCCTACAATCATTAtactgttaaataaattatgtaataAATGTGAAATATGATTTTAAACTCTTACGGTCGTATTTTCTTTCCCATTGTCTTCTGCTGTAAATATCAATTGTTTATTAATCTCATCCATACTGATAAGTGATCGTGTTTTGATGAAGTGTTGAAAAGAGACAGCCTCCACATATTCCTGCAGTCCTAAAAAACCAACCAAGAAAATTACTAAGAAACAACCACTAAATTAATAAGAATGTCATAATAAAGAACTTCAAATTGACCATTACCTAGGTCAACAAAAGCTTAACCGATGCCTATTATAATGCTAGCACTAGATTTGATACTTAGAATACAAAGAATCTCCTGTGGGTAGATGGTGGGGACTAGCACTGAACACAGCAAACATTTCTGTGACTGAACTTTATACACAGCTTGAATATAAATGTATTCAATTTCTTCTACTTCATGAGTCATTAGTCTTAAAAATCTACTCTTTACTACAGAGAAATGTCaaagatttttagaaaaaaaaatttcaagagaGCTATTACAAAAATTCTAATGGGCTTTAATAGACAGTAGATTATCTTTTGCTCCCTTACGCAGCAAAACAGACAATGATTCAATCAAATgagacacaaaaattaaagatttggacctttcttaaaattttaataggtAAAAAACACTAAATAATGTAGATTAAAGTgtcaaaatacaaaatattgtttttctcctcatACTTCAAACTCAATCTAAGAAGAAAAGATAACTCCTTTCTGCTTTAAGAAAGTAAGtagtttaagttaaaaaaaaaaaaagctaatgagCAATACAATTTTGTACCAGATGTAAATTCTATAAAATtcactgaattaaaaataaattttggtaaAGGTCAAAAATAGTACTATAAATACTTTTTTCAAGTGTTTTGAAACAACTAAATTCCATAGCCGCAATTTTCAATACTATTTTACGATGTCTTAATCTATAAGGTGATACTCACAGGGAAAAAGAATTTCTTAAAATGATTATCACTATTGTCAGGCTAAGAAACTGTCTTAGTCTTCTTTTTGAAAGCTTTATTGTAAAAACAGGAAGAGGAGAATGAAGTCTGGTTATGGCAAGAAAACTCAGAATTTAACTCAGTAGAATCATCACTATGTAAGTTCTTTCTTCAACACTTCTTATGACCAAGTCCTGCTACTCACACAACCTCCCAGTAGCTGATACTACAAATCAGGCTTGGCAACAATAGTGTTGAGGAGGCTGACCACTGCAGTACCATATCAAAGGCCACACAAGGGTCAAAGACACAAAGGGAAATAGATGACCTGGTTTTGACAGCAATAAgagaaaactaaatgaaaatatccTGACTCATTCTGAGCCACAAATGATGTTAAAGTAAGGTCAGAAAATAGGTGCCTTCAACTGACAGAATAGAACATGATAGAACAGGACACTTGGTTTAATAAACCATAACGTGCTGAAAAATGAAACAATCAAGTTTCATTTAACGAAACAGATAACATCTTTTACATTTACAatcaaaaatatttctgtaaaattttagttttatgaATAGGTAACCACCCAGTTTCCTTCCGTAAAACAATCTATATTTCTCATTTCCTTCCAGAAATATTTCATGTTTACAAAAGCAAACAGCAAAACTTAAGGACCACTCACCACATCTCTAAATATGCTCTAATATGGTTAGCTCTTATGAATGCATTACATAAGAAGATATGTGCACAAAGAtttatgtacaagaatgttcatcatTACAGTCATTATGGCAAAATAACGGAAAAACTTAAAATCAATAATACATGTGCCACTTGTCAACTTATTGTCTCTCAGCTCCATTATTTCAGATAATGGAAGTCGACTCTAAAAcatttctcctttgccagctggCAAGATGATAAACTTTGTTGATAGAGGGCACTGGAAGGACAGCAGAGGAGGGaaaagctctcttcctggttctaGTGTGCCCCTCCTAGCAGCCTTCTAAGCGTGGGACAACCAGCAGCTCAAAGTGGCCAGTAGCACATGGCATCTCC
This genomic stretch from Diceros bicornis minor isolate mBicDic1 chromosome 6, mDicBic1.mat.cur, whole genome shotgun sequence harbors:
- the TSNAX gene encoding translin-associated protein X isoform X2: MSNKEGSGGFRKRKHDNFPHNQRREGKDVNSSSPVMLAFKSFQQELDARHDKYERLVKLSRDITVESKRTIFLLHRITSAPDMEEILTESEIKLDGVRQKILQVAQELSGEDMHQFHRAITTGLQEYVEAVSFQHFIKTRSLISMDEINKQLIFTAEDNGKENTTSSSDAQDNKQCGTWRLKITPVDYLLGVADLTGELMRMCINSVGNGDIDTPFEVSQFLRHVYDGFSFIGNTGPYEVSKKLYTLKQSLAKVENACYALKVRGSEIPKHMLADVFSVKTEMIDQEEGIS
- the TSNAX gene encoding translin-associated protein X isoform X1; the protein is MSNKEGSGGFRKRKHDNFPHNQRREGKDVNSSSPVMLAFKSFQQELDARHDKYERLVKLSRDITVESKRTIFLLHRITSSQYLNYSAPDMEEILTESEIKLDGVRQKILQVAQELSGEDMHQFHRAITTGLQEYVEAVSFQHFIKTRSLISMDEINKQLIFTAEDNGKENTTSSSDAQDNKQCGTWRLKITPVDYLLGVADLTGELMRMCINSVGNGDIDTPFEVSQFLRHVYDGFSFIGNTGPYEVSKKLYTLKQSLAKVENACYALKVRGSEIPKHMLADVFSVKTEMIDQEEGIS